Proteins from a genomic interval of Helicoverpa zea isolate HzStark_Cry1AcR chromosome 13, ilHelZeax1.1, whole genome shotgun sequence:
- the LOC124635795 gene encoding uncharacterized protein LOC124635795: protein MAKYNFEGDYSSFNDRQLNFINEVVNEQDLKVKKVVFHQLGQAGDNFMGNVKRINIEGENGNMKMIIKIAPSNEVARQTYQSGLMFRNEHVVYTKVLPKFVQLQKAAGVPQEEQLKYAKCYGSLSEEPNEIIILEDLSESGFSMMDKFKSLPDKYVRNFLKSFAVLHSLSYALKSQEPEFYKQLKEDLKDPWSTFGDFQIQMLKDTMEARFLEIIQNEDHKNLLRNKITDGILERKKVTESENDRNHTIIQHGDGWTNNILFKLEDDKLQSVLLDYQGANNNNPMSDILFMIFHCTDHEARSKHFHDWIDYYHSEMDNFLSYFGLKVNEFYTRDQIDADLKKYAKIILGIVLLMINVIQRDSSEAGKLKDSMKNMENEADIADTMNTLDLQSGTVERINKKVGELIETLHQFDLF from the exons ATGGCGAAATACAACTTCGAAGGCGATTACTCCAGTTTTAATGATCGCCAACTAAATTTCATCAATGAAGTGGTTAATGAACaagatttaaaagtaaaaaaagttgTTTTCCACCAACTTGGACAAGCTGGTGATAATTTTATGGGAAATGTGAAAAGGATCAACATAGAAGGTGAAAATGGTAATATgaaaatgataattaaaattGCACCTTCGAATGAAGTGGCTCGACAAACGTACCAAAGTGGATTAATGTTCCGAAATGAGCATGTTGTATATACGAAGGTATTGCCAAAGTTTGTGCAGCTTCAGAAAGCCGCTGGTGTACCACAAGAAGAACAATTGAAATACGCGAAATGTTATGGATCTCTCAGTGAAGAACCCaacgaaataataattttggaaGATTTGAGTGAATCAGGTTTCAGTATGATGGATAAGTTTAAGAGTCTACCAGATAAATATGTAAGAAATTTCTTAAAGAGCTTCGCTGTACTTCATTCTCTTTCTTACGCATTAAAAAGTCAAGAACCAGAATTTTACAAGCAACTTAAAGAAGATCTAAAGGACCCATGGTCAACCTTCGGagattttcaaattcaaatgctCAAAGACACAATGGAAGCTAGATTTTTAGAAATTATTCAGAATGAAGATCATAAAAATTTGCTTAGAAACAAAATCACTGATGGTATACTTGAGAGAAAAAAAGTGACCGAATCTGAGAATGATAGAAATCATACAATTATTCAACATGGCGATGGATGGACAAATAACATATTGTTTAAATTG GAAGATGACAAGCTACAATCAGTCTTGCTCGACTACCAAGGGGCCAATAACAACAATCCCATGAGTGATATTCTCTTCATGATCTTCCACTGCACCGACCATGAGGCCAGGTCTAAACACTTCCACGACTGGATTGACTACTACCACTCAGAAATGGACAATTTCCTCTCCTACTTCGGTCTTAAAGTCAACGAATTCTACACAAGAGATCAAATAGATGCAGACTTGAAAAAATATGCCAAAATCATTCTTGGTATTGTGCTTTTAATGATTAATGTTATACAAAGGGATAGTAGTGAAGCTGGTAAATTGAAAGATTCTATGAAAAATATGGAAAACGAAGCTGATATTGCTGATACTATGAATACGCTAGACCTACAAAGTGGAACTGTTGAACgtattaataagaaagttgGTGAACTTATTGAAACTTTACATCAATTCGACCTATTTTAA
- the LOC124635586 gene encoding uncharacterized protein LOC124635586, producing the protein MAQYNFEGDLSNISERQLEFINKVVLEQELNASKVVFHPVGKAGDNFVANIKRIHIEGEHDTLKLIIKIAPTNEIARQTTNTGIMFNNETVMYTEVLPKFVSLQIAAGVPEEEQLRFAKCYGTLTEQPNEVIILEDLNESGYTMLDKFESLSDDCVKSILRNFAILHSLSFAMKNKEPEKYDQLKAKLMDVWDVMAAIPQFEMQIANLENQLIAVVEDEEHKRILKNKMTDMFAVRKKILKHENQKHLIIQQGDAWTNNIMFKMGEEGPVQSIMIDYQASNNVSPVVDLLYMILNCTDHETRSKNFYNWLDYYHSELDKSLSNFGLKANFIYPKDQLDADLKRYAKLLFGLSLLLANVLMRDTTEAAEILEAMRTAGINEIAESMTTQNLQGETILRLRKRIVGLIDSFHEFGLL; encoded by the exons ATGGCACAATACAACTTTGAAGGTGACCTGTCCAATATATCTGAACGCCAACTGGAGTTCATCAATAAAGTGGTTTTAGAGCAAGAGTTAAATGCCAGCAAGGTGGTCTTCCATCCAGTCGGAAAGGCTGGTGATAATTTCGTGGCAAATATTAAGAGGATCCATATCGAAGGTGAACATGACACCCTGaagctaattattaaaattgctcCCACAAATGAGATAGCCCGCCAAACTACGAACACTGGAATCATGTTCAATAATGAGACTGTTATGTATACGGAGGTACTGCCAAAGTTTGTGTCCTTGCAAATAGCTGCAGGAGTGCCTGAAGAAGAACAACTAAGATTCGCAAAATGCTACGGAACTCTCACTGAGCAACCCAACGAAGTTATCATTTTGGAAGACCTTAATGAATCAGGTTACACTATGTTGGACAAGTTTGAATCTTTGTCTGATGATTGTGTTAAAAGTATTCTGAGGAATTTTGCTATACTACATTCTCTTTCTTTTGCAATGAAGAATAAGGAACCTGAAAAGTATGATCAACTGAAAGCTAAATTAATGGATGTTTGGGATGTCATGGCTGCAATTCCACAATTTGAAATGCAAATTGCAAATCTGGAGAATCAGCTCATTGCTGTCGTTGAGGATGAAGAAcataaaagaatattaaaaaataaaatgacagaCATGTTTGCGGTCAGAAAGAAGATACTCAAGCATGAGAATCAAAAGCATTTGATCATTCAGCAAGGAGATGCATGGACAAACaacattatgttcaaaatg GGAGAAGAAGGACCAGTACAATCCATCATGATTGACTACCAAGCTTCCAACAACGTGAGCCCAGTAGTCGACCTTCTCTACATGATCCTCAACTGCACCGACCATGAGACCAGGTCTAAGAACTTCTACAACTGGTTAGACTATTATCACTCAGAGTTAGACAAGTCACTATCGAACTTTGGGCTGAAAGCCAACTTTATTTACCCTAAAGACCAGTTAGATGCAGATTTGAAAAGATACGCCAAACTACTGTTTGGTCTGAGTCTTCTCCTAGCAAATGTTCTAATGAGAGATACTACGGAAGCTGCTGAGATTTTGGAAGCTATGAGGACTGCTGGAATTAACGAAATTGCTGAATCAATGACAACTCAAAATCTACAGGGTGAAACAATTCTTCGTCTCCGCAAGAGAATTGTTGGACTCATTGATAGTTTCCATGAGTTCGGTTTACTGTAA
- the LOC124635869 gene encoding uncharacterized protein LOC124635869 codes for MAPFNFEGDIQNINERQLEFINSAIEKLGYKNSKVTFNAVGTAGDNYAANVKRITVEGENGNLNIIAKIAPSSESLRENFHSALLFNNEIFVYSKVIPKFIQLQKQAAVPADEQVKFPKCYGTFDEAPNEIILLEDIRVQGYIMLDRFIPLTDYVVKGVLKSLATWHSLSYVLKNKEPETFNYFKDNLVDLWSILAEDKENNESAVAFITQVENMALGVLADEPEYQNIIKGKLISSVDRAAKLKKDENGNRFSVIQHGDTWTNNIMFKFQEDTLKESMLIDYQIARNTSPVADLLYFFFNCTHHYARVEYFNEWLDYYHSQLDNSLSNYGLKANYVYPRDQLDADLKRYGKFALGNAILTNSMINLKPEEATKVKAQMDSGDIANVDAVGSMDSASLLVYKRKLIGIALSFEQFGLL; via the exons ATGGCACCATTTAATTTTGAGGGtgatattcaaaatattaatgaacGTCAGCTTGAGTTTATCAACAGTGCGATCGAAAAACTAGGATATAAGAACAGCAAAGTGACGTTTAATGCTGTTGGAACGGCAGGTGACAATTATGCGGCAAATGTTAAAAGAATCACTGTAGAAGGAGAAAATGGCAATTTGAACATAATTGCCAAAATAGCACCGTCGTCGGAGAGCCTACGGGAAAACTTTCACAGTGCATTGTTATTcaataatgagatttttgtgtaCTCGAAAGTCATACCAAAGTTCATCCAACTACAAAAGCAAGCGGCTGTGCCAGCAGATGAACAAGTTAAATTTCCAAAATGTTACGGAACATTTGACGAAGCACCCAATGAAATTATACTACTGGAAGATATCAGGGTTCAAGGGTATATTATGCTGGATCGATTCATACCCCTCACAGACTACGTTGTGAaaggtgttttgaaaagtttagcAACGTGGCATTCACTATCCtatgtcttaaaaaataaagaacctGAAACGTTCAAttatttcaaagacaatttggtCGACTTATGGTCAATTCTAGCCGAAGACAAGGAGAATAATGAATCGGCAGTTGCTTTTATAACTCAAGTTGAAAACATGGCCTTGGGTGTTCTAGCTGATGAACCAGAgtaccaaaatattataaaaggcaAATTAATTTCTTCAGTAGACAGAGCTGCAAAATTGAAGAAAGATGAAAATGGGAATAGATTTTCAGTTATTCAACATGGCGATACTTGGACCAACAACATTATGTTCAAGTTTCAG GAGGACACATTGAAGGAATCTATGTTAATAGATTACCAGATCGCAAGGAACACGAGCCCAGTCGCTGATCTCCTGTACTTCTTCTTCAACTGCACTCACCATTATGCTAGAGTAGAATACTTCAATGAATGGTTGGACTACTATCACTCGCAATTAGACAATTCATTATCCAACTATGGTCTTAAAGCAAACTACGTTTACCCCAGAGATCAGTTAGATGCTGATTTGAAGAGGTATGGTAAATTTGCTTTAGGCAACGCTATACTGACAAACAGTATGATAAATTTGAAACCTGAAGAAGCCACTAAAGTTAAAGCACAGATGGATTCGGGTGATATTGCTAATGTTGATGCAGTAGGCAGTATGGATAGCGCATCTTTACTTGTGTATAAGCGAAAGCTTATTGGTATTGCGTTGAGTTTTGAACAATTCGGTTTATTGTAA
- the LOC124635906 gene encoding uncharacterized protein LOC124635906, with protein MAQYNFEGEIQNIHDRQLEFINSVIEKLGYKNSKVTFNAVGTAGDNYVANVKRIIVEGESGNLSIIAKIAPTSEVLRQSFDSGPLFGNESFVYSKVLPKFLQLQKQAGVPVEEQIKFPKCYGSLSEAPNEVILLEDVKLSGYTMLDRFIPLTDYVVKGVLKSLAVWHSMSYVLKVKEPETYNLFRDTLVDLWGIMAEKKDSPALVFLNQIETMAIGILADYPEYQNILRHKVSGSIEKAAKMQKVEYGNRFAVIQHGDTWTNNIMFKFEGDELTETMLIDYQGARNSSPVSDLMYFLFTCTHHEARVEYYYEWLDYYHSQLENSLSNFGIKANYVYPRDQLDADMKRYGKLALGNSIVTNSIIVLKPEEASKVKDQMESADMSNMNAVNNMEPATILAYKKKLIGILESFDRFGLL; from the exons ATGGCACAATATAATTTTGAGGGTGAAATCCAAAACATTCATGATCGTCAGCTGGAATTTATTAACAGTGTGATCGAAAAACTAGGATACAAGAACAGCAAAGTGACGTTTAATGCTGTTGGAACGGCAGGTGACAATTATGTGGCAAATGTTAAAAGGATCATTGTAGAGGGAGAAAGTGGCAATTTGTCCATAATTGCGAAAATAGCACCAACATCAGAAGTCCTGCGACAATCGTTTGATAGTGGACCTTTGTTCGGTAATGAGAGTTTTGTGTACTCGAAAGTCTTACCGAAGTTCTTGCAACTGCAAAAGCAAGCGGGAGTGCCAGTAGAAGAACAAATTAAATTCCCAAAATGTTACGGATCACTCAGTGAAGCGCCCAATGAAGTAATACTACTGGAAGATGTCAAACTGAGCGGCTATACTATGCTGGATCGATTTATACCCCTCACAGACTACGTTGTGAAAGgtgttttaaaaagtttagCAGTGTGGCATTCAATGTCTTACGTCTTAAAAGTGAAGGAGCCTGAAACTTACAATCTCTTCAGGGATACCTTAGTTGACTTATGGGGAATTATGGCTGAAAAGAAAGATAGTCCAGCACTTGTGTTTTTAAATCAAATCGAAACTATGGCCATTGGCATTTTAGCTGATTACCCAGAATACCAGAATATTTTAAGACACAAAGTTTCTGGTTCAATTGAAAAAGCGGCGAAGATGCAAAAAGTTGAATATGGGAATAGATTTGCAGTTATTCAACATGGCGATACTTGGACcaataatattatgttcaaaTTTGAG GGAGACGAATTAACAGAAACTATGTTAATAGACTACCAAGGTGCGAGGAACTCAAGCCCTGTAAGCGACCTGATGTATTTCCTCTTCACCTGCACTCACCACGAAGCTAGGGTAGAATATTACTACGAATGGCTGGACTACTATCACTCGCAATTAGAGAATTCACTATCAAACTTTGGAATAAAAGCCAACTATGTCTACCCTAGGGATCAGTTAGACGCTGATATGAAGAGGTATGGCAAATTAGCTCTGGGCAACtctatagtaacaaatagcattATAGTACTGAAACCCGAAGAAGCCAGTAAGGTTAAAGACCAGATGGAGTCGGCTGATATGAGTAACATGAATGCAGTGAACAATATGGAACCTGCAACGATATTAGCGTACAAGAAGAAGCTTATTGGAATTCTGGAGAGTTTTGATAGGTTCGGTTTACTGTGA
- the LOC124635588 gene encoding uncharacterized protein LOC124635588, which yields MEQCNYEGDISNINEIQLEFINKVILEQGLKVNKIVFLPVGKAGDNFASSVKRINIETDNGNTKMILKIAPSIELVRQATNTETQFKNEHIMYTEVLPKFLSLQKATGVPQEEQLRFAKCYGSFTEQPNEVIILEDLNESDYIMLDKFKSLTDECVKSVLKSFAIYHSLSYVLQKQEPEMFDEIRSKLTSMWSLVFEKPDFIMMIKAMEAEMIALFDNDTHKSILENKLSNINQIRNELLKNEDNKHSVIQQGDAWTNNILFKLGGDSVQSVIIDYQGSHYGNPVVDLFYMIFNCTDHETRSKHYYDWIDYYHSELDKSLSNFGMEVSYVYPRNQLDADLKKYSSMLFSVCALASNLLMRDTNEASELMEAMENIEMSEMVEAMKSQQLQSKTCDRIKKRVGDLITSFQEFKYL from the exons ATGGAACAATGCAACTATGAAGGTGACATCtcaaatataaatgaaatacaactcgagtttataaataaagtgatTCTAGAACAAGGCTTAAAGGTCAACAAAATAGTTTTCCTACCAGTCGGAAAAGCTGGTGATAATTTTGCATCAAGCGTTAAAAGGATCAACATTGAAACTGACAATGGAAACACGAAAATGATTCTCAAAATTGCACCTTCGATTGAATTGGTTCGTCAGGCTACAAACACtgaaactcagtttaaaaatgagcATATTATGTATACTGAAGTTTTGCCCAAGTTTCTGTCACTTCAAAAAGCTACAGGAGTGCCGCAAGAAGAACAATTAAGATTCGCAAAATGCTACGGATCCTTCACTGAGCAACCCAACgaagttattattttagaagACCTGAATGAATCAGATTATATAATGTTGGATAAGTTTAAGTCTTTAACAGATGAATGTGTTAAGAGTGTCTTGAAAAGTTTTGCTATTTATCATTCCCTATCATATGTACTGCAGAAACAAGAACCAGAAATGTTTGATGAAATTAGGAGCAAATTGACGAGTATGTGGTCACTTGTGTTCGAAAAACCAGATTTTATTATGATGATAAAAGCAATGGAAGCTGAAATGATAGCACTGTTTGATAATGATACTCACAAAAGTATCCTAGAAAATAAACTTAGCAATATCAACCAAATACGAAACGAACTACTAAAGAACGAAGATAATAAACATTCAGTAATACAGCAAGGCGATGCTTGGACgaacaatatattatttaaactg GGAGGAGATTCAGTGCAATCAGTCATAATTGATTATCAAGGATCACATTACGGGAACCCTGTGGTGGATCTTTTCTACATGATCTTCAATTGTACCGACCATGAGACCAGGTCTAAACACTATTACGACTGGATAGACTATTATCACTCGGAGCTGGACAAGTCACTGTCGAACTTTGGTATGGAAGTGAGTTATGTTTATCCCAGAAACCAGTTGGATGCAGATTTGAAGAAATACTCAAGTATGCTTTTCAGTGTCTGCGCACTTGCATCTAATCTTCTCATGAGGGATACAAACGAAGCCAGTGAACTAATGGAAGCTAtggaaaatattgaaatgagtGAAATGGTTGAAGCCATGAAAAGTCAACAACTGCAAAGTAAGACGTGTGATCGAATTAAGAAGAGAGTGGGTGATCTTATAACTAGTTTCCAAGAATTTAAGTATTTGTGA
- the LOC124635587 gene encoding uncharacterized protein LOC124635587 produces MAQYNIEGDLENITERQLEFVKKVISEQDLKVKKVVLEPVGKAGDNFASNVKRINIESDNGSMKMILKIAPSIEMARMMSNTAMMFKNEHCMYMEVLPKFLSLQKAVGVPEEEQLRFAKCYGSLTEQPNEVIILEDLKESGFSMLDKFQSLSNECVRSILKSFAIYHSLSHALSKQEPETFEEIKGKLTNIWTLMYENPEFVIVTKSMETEMLVFVDNDADKEILRNKLSNIVQKRSDLIKNEDNKYSVIQQGDAWTNNMLFKVGEDSVQSAMIDYQASNFGNPVIDLFYIILNCTDHETRSKHYYDWIDYYHSELDKSLSNFGLDVSSIYPREQLDADLKKYSSVLFSLCILLCNLLLRDTEEASEMMEAIKTTELSEIAESMTIQQMQSKTFDRIKTKVNDLVASMKEFNFV; encoded by the exons ATGGCGCAATACAATATCGAAGGTGATTTAGAAAATATTACGGAACGCCAACTGGAGTTCGTTAAGAAAGTTATTTCAGAACAAGACTTAAAAGTCAAAAAAGTTGTACTAGAACCAGTTGGAAAAGCTGGTGATAATTTCGCTTCAAATGTAAAGAGGATCAACATTGAAAGTGACAATGGAAGTATGAAAATGATTCTGAAAATTGCACCATCCATCGAAATGGCTCGCATGATGTCGAATACGGCAATGATGTTCAAGAATGAACATTGCATGTACATGGAGGTATTGCCAAAGTTTTTGTCATTGCAGAAAGCAGTGGGAGTACCTGAAGAAGAACAACTAAGATTTGCAAAATGCTACGGATCTCTCACTGAGCAACCCaatgaagttattattttagaagACTTGAAAGAATCGGGATTCAGCATGTTGGACAAGTTCCAGTCTTTGTCCAATGAATGTGTGAGGAGCATCTTAAAAAGCTTTGCAATTTACCATTCTCTTTCACACGCATTGTCTAAACAGGAACCAGAAACTTTTGAAGAGATCAAAGGAAAACTAACAAACATTTGGACGCTCATGTATGAAAACCCAGAGTTTGTCATTGTGACAAAATCAATGGAAACTGAAATGTTGGTATTTGTTGACAATGACGCAGataaagaaatacttagaaataaaCTGAGCAACATCGTTCAAAAGCGGtctgatttaataaaaaatgaagataatAAGTATTCAGTTATTCAACAAGGTGATGCTTGGACTAACAATATGTTGTTTAAagtg GGAGAAGATTCGGTGCAATCAGCCATGATCGACTATCAAGCGTCTAATTTCGGCAACCCCGTAATTGATCTCTTCTACATTATTTTGAACTGCACCGACCATGAAACGAGGTCCAAACACTATTACGACTGGATAGACTATTATCATTCGGAGCTTGACAAGTCACTGTCAAACTTTGGCTTGGATGTCAGTTCTATTTATCCAAGGGAACAGTTGGATGCAGATTTGAAGAAATACTCCAGCGTTCTTTTCAGCTTGTGTATACTCTTGTGTAACCTTCTATTGAGAGATACTGAAGAAGCCAGTGAGATGATGGAAGCTATAAAGACTACTGAATTGAGTGAAATAGCTGAGTCTATGACTATCCAACAAATGCAGAGCAAAACTTTTGATCGAATCAAAACGAAAGTGAATGACCTAGTAGCTAGTATGAAAGAATTTAATTTCGTGTGA